One Streptomyces lincolnensis genomic region harbors:
- a CDS encoding penicillin acylase family protein translates to MRTGLRHAVVTAVALVTAGTALPASAAQSPQSAQHEGRQDHPSHGSLSATVRYTEYGIPHIVAKDYANLGFGTGWAQAADQVCTLADGFVTVRGERSRFFGPDAAPDFSLSSAAKNLSSDQYFRGVREAGTVERLLAEPAPRGPSRQSKDLMRGFAAGYNAWLKQNRITDPACRGAAWVRPVTALDVAAQGFALAVLGGQGRAVDGITAAQPPAATTTSPVRPDVEDTARAARELFATDSAGMGSNAVAFSGTTTANGRGLLLGNPHYPWQGGRRFWQSQQTIPGELNVSGGALLGTSTVSIGHTAHVAWSHTVATGVPLNLHQLTLDPTDPTVYLVDGRAERMTRRAVTVAVKDGPPVTRTQWWTRYGPVVTSLGASLPLPWTSTTAYALNDPNAANLRASDTALGFGRARTAADVLGSLRRTQGLPWVNTIAADSGGHTLFTQSQVLPRITDELAQRCSTPLGRATYPASGVAVLDGSRGDCALGRDPDAVRAGIFGPAKMPTLVDAPYAENSNDSAWLANADRPLTGYERVFGSIGTQRSLRTRGAIEDVTAMAEKGGLTVRDLQAQQFANRAPAGDLAAADAAKACAALPGGTATGSNGTVVDIGEACGVLASWDRSVNTGSRGALLFDRLWRKIPASQLWKVPFSAADPVRTPHTLNTDTPAFTTALADTVAELRAAGIPLGSRLGEHQFVVRNGQRIPISGGTESLGVWNKIESAWNPAGGGYTEVTTGSSYIQAVGWDGGRCPVARTLLTYSQSSNPNSPHFSDQTRLFSGERWVTSRFCERDILSSPALRIVRVHER, encoded by the coding sequence ATGCGCACCGGTCTGAGACACGCCGTCGTCACGGCCGTCGCCCTGGTCACCGCCGGCACCGCCTTGCCGGCATCCGCCGCACAGAGCCCGCAGAGCGCGCAGCACGAGGGACGCCAGGACCATCCGTCCCACGGCAGTCTGTCCGCCACCGTCCGCTACACCGAGTACGGCATCCCGCACATCGTCGCGAAGGACTACGCGAACCTCGGTTTCGGTACGGGCTGGGCGCAGGCCGCCGACCAGGTGTGCACGCTCGCCGACGGGTTCGTGACCGTACGCGGCGAGCGTTCGCGCTTCTTCGGGCCGGACGCCGCGCCCGACTTCTCCCTGTCCTCCGCCGCGAAGAACCTCTCCAGCGACCAGTACTTCCGCGGGGTGCGCGAGGCCGGCACCGTGGAGAGGCTGCTCGCCGAACCGGCGCCGCGTGGTCCGAGCCGGCAGTCCAAGGACCTGATGCGGGGCTTCGCGGCGGGCTACAACGCCTGGCTGAAGCAGAACCGGATCACCGACCCGGCGTGCCGGGGCGCGGCCTGGGTGCGCCCGGTGACCGCCCTCGACGTGGCCGCGCAGGGCTTCGCCCTGGCCGTGCTCGGTGGGCAGGGCCGGGCCGTGGACGGAATCACGGCGGCGCAACCGCCCGCCGCCACCACGACCAGCCCGGTCCGGCCAGACGTCGAGGACACCGCCCGGGCCGCCCGTGAACTCTTCGCCACCGACTCCGCCGGCATGGGTTCCAACGCGGTCGCCTTCAGCGGAACCACGACGGCGAACGGCCGCGGGCTGCTGCTCGGCAATCCGCACTACCCCTGGCAGGGCGGGCGCCGCTTCTGGCAGTCGCAGCAGACCATCCCCGGCGAGCTGAACGTCTCCGGCGGCGCGCTGCTGGGCACGTCCACCGTGTCCATAGGTCACACCGCACATGTGGCGTGGAGCCACACCGTCGCGACCGGTGTCCCCCTCAACCTCCACCAGCTCACGCTGGACCCGACCGACCCGACCGTCTACCTCGTGGACGGCCGAGCGGAGCGGATGACGCGCCGCGCCGTCACCGTCGCGGTGAAGGACGGCCCGCCGGTGACGCGCACCCAGTGGTGGACCCGCTACGGCCCCGTGGTCACCTCGCTCGGCGCCTCGCTGCCGCTGCCCTGGACGAGCACGACGGCGTACGCGCTCAACGACCCCAACGCGGCCAACCTGCGCGCCTCCGACACCGCGCTCGGCTTCGGCAGGGCCCGCACCGCGGCCGACGTCCTCGGCTCGCTCCGGCGCACCCAGGGCCTGCCGTGGGTGAACACGATCGCCGCCGACTCGGGCGGCCACACGCTGTTCACGCAGTCGCAGGTACTCCCCCGGATCACCGACGAACTGGCCCAGCGCTGCTCCACTCCCCTGGGCAGGGCCACCTATCCCGCGTCGGGCGTGGCGGTCCTCGACGGCTCGCGCGGCGACTGCGCTCTCGGCCGCGACCCGGACGCCGTACGGGCGGGGATCTTCGGTCCCGCGAAGATGCCGACCCTGGTCGATGCCCCGTACGCGGAGAACTCCAACGACAGCGCCTGGCTGGCGAACGCGGACCGGCCGCTGACCGGGTACGAGCGGGTCTTCGGCTCGATCGGCACCCAGCGCTCGCTGCGGACGCGGGGCGCCATCGAGGATGTGACCGCGATGGCGGAGAAGGGCGGTCTGACCGTCCGGGATCTTCAGGCGCAGCAGTTCGCCAATCGAGCGCCGGCGGGTGATCTGGCGGCGGCGGACGCGGCGAAGGCGTGCGCCGCGCTCCCCGGTGGCACGGCAACGGGCAGCAACGGCACGGTCGTTGACATCGGCGAGGCCTGCGGCGTACTCGCGTCCTGGGACCGCTCCGTGAACACCGGCAGCAGGGGCGCGCTGCTCTTCGACCGGTTGTGGCGCAAGATCCCGGCGTCCCAGCTGTGGAAGGTGCCGTTCTCGGCGGCCGACCCGGTGCGCACCCCGCACACGCTCAACACCGACACACCCGCCTTCACTACGGCCCTGGCGGACACGGTCGCCGAACTGCGGGCGGCGGGCATCCCGCTCGGCTCCCGGCTCGGCGAGCACCAGTTCGTCGTACGGAACGGGCAGCGCATCCCCATCTCCGGCGGCACGGAGTCGCTGGGCGTGTGGAACAAGATCGAGTCCGCGTGGAATCCGGCGGGCGGCGGCTACACGGAGGTCACCACCGGGTCCAGTTACATCCAGGCGGTGGGCTGGGACGGCGGCCGCTGTCCGGTGGCCCGCACACTGCTGACGTACTCCCAGTCCTCCAACCCGAACTCGCCGCACTTCAGCGATCAGACGCGGCTGTTCTCGGGTGAGAGGTGGGTGACGTCCCGGTTCTGCGAGAGGGACATCCTGTCCTCGCCCGCGCTGAGGATCGTGCGCGTGCACGAACGCTGA
- a CDS encoding phosphotransferase, translated as MTVEGAAADGEALAGGMANAGAVFRRGALVERPAPRNAYALHPYLRALKEHGFDTAPIPVGLTADGREQLTFIPGDVALPPLPGWVLTEAALESVGRLLRRLHEASAAVAVDTRVEWPRDLADPEGGTMLCHNDVCPENVVFRDGQAAALIDFDLAAPGRPLWDVAMTARYWVPMLDAASAAGFYPAGLDAPVRLRILADGYGLSSRERAELPGVIEQATEVCRAFVARRVADSDPVYLQALAERGGWERWDRMQAWLVSHRETFSAALLS; from the coding sequence ATGACGGTTGAGGGTGCGGCGGCGGACGGTGAGGCACTGGCGGGTGGCATGGCGAACGCAGGCGCGGTCTTCCGCAGAGGTGCGTTGGTGGAACGCCCGGCGCCGCGCAACGCGTACGCCCTCCACCCCTACCTTCGTGCGCTGAAGGAGCACGGCTTCGACACGGCTCCGATCCCGGTCGGCCTGACCGCGGACGGCCGTGAGCAGCTGACCTTCATCCCCGGCGACGTCGCCCTGCCTCCGCTCCCCGGCTGGGTGCTGACGGAAGCCGCCCTCGAATCGGTGGGGCGCCTGCTGCGACGCCTGCACGAGGCCAGTGCGGCCGTCGCGGTCGACACCCGCGTCGAGTGGCCCCGTGACCTCGCCGACCCGGAGGGAGGAACGATGCTGTGCCACAACGACGTTTGCCCGGAGAACGTCGTCTTCCGTGACGGCCAGGCTGCTGCCCTGATCGATTTCGACCTGGCGGCCCCGGGCCGTCCCCTTTGGGACGTCGCCATGACCGCCCGCTACTGGGTCCCCATGCTCGATGCCGCATCCGCGGCCGGCTTCTACCCCGCCGGGCTGGATGCCCCCGTACGGCTGCGGATTCTTGCCGACGGCTATGGCCTTTCGTCGCGGGAACGTGCCGAGTTGCCCGGTGTCATCGAACAGGCCACCGAGGTCTGCCGGGCCTTCGTCGCCCGCCGCGTGGCCGACAGTGACCCCGTCTATCTCCAGGCACTGGCTGAGCGTGGTGGATGGGAACGCTGGGATCGGATGCAGGCCTGGCTGGTCAGTCACCGCGAGACGTTCTCGGCCGCACTGCTGAGCTGA
- a CDS encoding winged helix-turn-helix transcriptional regulator yields MSELDHPLPECPVARFLTVLDGPWATLIVRELLTGPKRFTELRAGLPGISPKTLSSRLRRFVVLGLVTRTAYPEIPPRVEYELTPAGARLEVVLATMGAWAEQDLPRTGTFPVEDR; encoded by the coding sequence ATGAGTGAGCTGGATCACCCTTTGCCGGAATGTCCGGTCGCCCGGTTCCTGACCGTGCTGGACGGGCCCTGGGCGACTCTGATCGTGAGGGAGCTGCTGACCGGTCCGAAACGCTTCACCGAGCTGCGCGCCGGGCTGCCGGGGATCAGCCCCAAGACCCTGTCCTCACGGCTGCGACGATTCGTAGTGCTAGGGCTGGTCACCCGCACGGCCTATCCGGAGATCCCGCCGCGTGTGGAGTACGAACTCACCCCGGCAGGCGCACGACTAGAGGTCGTGCTGGCCACCATGGGCGCCTGGGCCGAACAAGACCTTCCCCGCACCGGCACGTTCCCCGTCGAAGACCGGTAA
- a CDS encoding MerR family transcriptional regulator, whose protein sequence is MQELFEGRYFGTVVAELPPQWRIAAAPHRPTCDTAEARVGLRISDAAAAAGPTPRALRFYEETGPLPDPAHGHRQYGPDEIVARVRVIRERLGLSLTVEALRERGHLPRSGRRSGQHRRRPLTCGADGPWQIFPPVYRNPRSATYTAMRQVAQHFRNTTIPTG, encoded by the coding sequence TTGCAGGAACTGTTCGAGGGGCGGTACTTCGGCACCGTCGTCGCAGAGCTGCCGCCCCAGTGGCGAATCGCCGCCGCACCTCACAGGCCGACGTGCGACACGGCCGAGGCGAGGGTCGGCCTGCGGATCTCAGACGCGGCGGCGGCAGCCGGGCCCACCCCGCGGGCCCTGAGGTTCTACGAAGAGACCGGCCCGCTGCCCGACCCCGCGCACGGCCACCGGCAGTACGGGCCCGACGAGATCGTCGCCCGGGTCCGCGTCATCCGTGAGCGGCTCGGCCTGAGCCTCACCGTCGAGGCGCTGCGCGAACGCGGACACCTGCCGCGCTCCGGCCGACGCAGCGGACAGCACCGGCGTAGGCCCTTGACGTGCGGTGCCGACGGACCCTGGCAGATCTTCCCTCCCGTCTACCGAAACCCCAGGTCAGCGACGTATACGGCGATGCGTCAGGTGGCGCAACACTTCCGCAACACCACCATCCCTACCGGATAG
- a CDS encoding GntR family transcriptional regulator, which produces MPPTDRIRDLAGQGAPTVAAQRTRRRLRADQARQLADLLRHQLLTGGFPAGALPYETTLAAEYRVSRNTVRQALDLLRAEGLVERLPGVGTVVVAQKYRHGLDRLMGLAETLHEHGRVTNEVRTMGPVPAPAPVAGRLRVPPGTDVLYIERLRSLNGLPLSLDLTYIPLDIGTALLGCDLENTDVFRLLESLTGQPLGHADITLEAVNADAHSAAVLQAPRGAAVLMLERLTHLADGRPVDLEFIRFRGDRITMSGLLHRSL; this is translated from the coding sequence ATGCCACCCACCGACCGCATCCGAGACCTCGCCGGCCAGGGCGCGCCCACTGTCGCCGCCCAGCGCACGAGGCGTCGGCTGCGCGCGGACCAGGCGCGCCAGCTCGCCGACCTGCTGCGCCACCAGCTCCTCACCGGGGGCTTCCCGGCCGGCGCCCTGCCGTACGAGACGACGCTCGCCGCCGAGTACCGGGTCTCGCGCAACACGGTCCGCCAGGCCCTCGACCTCCTGCGCGCCGAGGGCCTGGTGGAGCGCCTCCCCGGGGTCGGCACGGTGGTCGTCGCCCAGAAGTACCGCCATGGGCTCGACCGGCTGATGGGCCTCGCGGAGACCCTGCACGAACACGGCCGCGTCACCAACGAGGTCCGCACCATGGGCCCGGTCCCGGCCCCCGCCCCGGTCGCCGGGCGCCTCCGTGTCCCACCCGGCACCGACGTCCTCTACATCGAACGCCTGCGCAGTCTGAACGGCCTGCCCCTGTCCCTGGACCTCACCTACATCCCCCTGGACATCGGCACGGCCCTGCTCGGCTGCGACCTGGAGAACACCGACGTCTTCCGCCTCCTGGAGTCCCTCACCGGCCAGCCCCTGGGACACGCCGACATCACGCTGGAGGCGGTCAACGCGGACGCCCATTCGGCCGCCGTGCTTCAGGCCCCGCGCGGTGCGGCCGTGCTGATGCTGGAACGTCTCACGCACCTCGCCGACGGACGTCCCGTAGACCTGGAGTTCATCCGCTTCCGCGGCGACCGCATCACGATGAGCGGCCTGCTGCACCGCTCCCTCTGA
- a CDS encoding 4Fe-4S dicluster domain-containing protein has protein sequence MPLVPQRADVPVTIDESKCIDGCTLCVDMCPLDSLAIDTSSGKAYMHVDECWYCGPCAARCPTGAVTVNMPYLLR, from the coding sequence ATGCCCTTGGTGCCCCAGCGGGCCGACGTGCCCGTGACCATCGACGAGTCGAAGTGCATCGACGGCTGCACGCTCTGCGTGGACATGTGCCCCCTGGACTCCCTCGCCATCGACACCAGCAGCGGCAAGGCGTACATGCACGTCGACGAGTGCTGGTACTGCGGTCCGTGCGCGGCCCGCTGTCCCACCGGAGCCGTCACGGTCAACATGCCCTATTTGCTCCGCTGA